A window from Astatotilapia calliptera unplaced genomic scaffold, fAstCal1.2 U_scaffold_31, whole genome shotgun sequence encodes these proteins:
- the LOC113018009 gene encoding uncharacterized protein LOC113018009, which produces MSAVTASLCSTLLFVILIVVDSAVVINIPAVSGQSAILSCRTQNKSVIVVEWSRPDLKNEHVLFYRDEQFDTDNQHPSFKQRVALQDRQMKDGDVSLILKDVTINDMGTYECRVFMRGTNRRKRAILETEPICIINLSVCDLSGPPGGEERFRHIGLIVALLLFTSSLLLLGVVPFIHRRQKQRQTHSSQKPPGKSWCSEEEDEHTTTPPPTSTPPPGSTSITLPPSLSPPVLSVLSCVGSVCVVVLLVLLVLLVRRCVHRKREAEHEANMGSDVNTEITYVQISHRQQQNKDFKSEPDVIYSSLK; this is translated from the exons ATGTCTGCTGTAACTGCGTCGCTCTGCTCGACTTTGCTGTTTGTCATCCTCATTGTGGTCGACTCTGCAG TTGTGATAAACATCCCAGCTGTATCTGGACAAAGTGCCATTCTGTCGTGTCGAACTCAAAACAAATCCGTCATAGTGGTGGAGTGGAGCAGACCTGACCTCAAGAATGAGCATGTCCTGTTTTACCGGGATGAGCAGTTTGACACAGAcaaccagcatccatcttttaagcaGCGGGTggctctgcaggacagacagatgaaggatggagacgtgtctctgATCCTGAAGGATGTGACGATTAACGACATGGGAACGTACGAGTGTCGTGTTTTCATGAGAGGGACAAACCGCAGGAAGCGAGCCATTTTGGAGACTGAGCCCATCTGCATCATCAACCTGAGTGTCTGTGATCTTTCAG gaccaccaggaggagaagagaggtTTAGACATATTGGACTGATCGTTGCCCTTTTACTCTTCACTTCATCACTGCTTCTTCTTGGAGTTGTTCCTTTCATCcacagaagacaaaaacaacgaCAGACTCACAGCTCACAGAAGCCTCCTGGT AAAAGCTggtgctcagaggaagagg ACgaacacaccaccacacctccacctacatccacacctccTCCTGGTTCCACCTCCATCACTCTTCCTCCatcactctctcctcctgttctctctgtgttgtcatgtgttggatcagtctgtgttgtggttctactggtgttactggttctgctggtgagaCGATGTGTTCACAGGAAACGTGAAG CTGAACACGAGGCAAACATGGGAAGTGACGTCAACACTGAAATCACATACGTCCAAATATCACATCGCCAGCAGCAAAACAAAG actttAAATCAGAGCCAGACGTCATCTACTCTTCATTGAAGTAG